The Arcobacter roscoffensis genome segment TATGTATAAATAATGTTATAAGATTTTTTTATGTTACTATAGGTAATTTTTTACCATAGTGAGTACAATTTTTATACACTTTCTTTTGTTATTTGCACATTTGTTCATTACAATGTAAATAACAGTTAAAAAAGAAAGGATTAAATTGAAAAAAATAGCTATAGCATTAGTATTAGCACTAGCTACATTTTTTGTAGCTAGTTATGCGTTTAACACGCAACATGCAACTCTACTTGGAATTATTACATTTCTTGTTGCATTATGGACAAATGAGGCATTGCCTTTAGGTGTAGTATCACTATTTCCTATACTGCTTTTCCCAGCATTTGATATTATGAGTACGAACGCAACTACAGTGAACTACTCTAAGTCTATTATTTTTCTATTTTTAGGTGGTTTTATGATTGCTATTGCAACACAAAAGACCAATTTACATAAATATGTTTCAAATAAGTTATTGACACTTTTCCCAAATACACCAAGGGGAGTTTTATTTTCACTTTCAATAACTTCAGCATTTTTAAGTTCTCTTATTTCAAATACAACAACAGCACTTTTACTTATTCCAATTGCTATGTTCTTAACAGATGATTTAAGATTAAAAATGAGATTAGTACTTGCAATTGCTTATGGTGCAAGTATTGGCGGTATTGTTACACCTATTGGAACACCTCCAAATTTAATTCTTTTAGGATTTATGGAACAACAATCTATTGAAGCTATTCCATTTGTTAAATGGATTTTCTTAACAGGACCATTAGCATTTATTATGTTGTTAATTATTCCATTTGTTTTATCTCTTGGTGTAAATAACTTAAAGTTTGATACACATTTAGAAGATAGAGAGCATTTAAGTTCTGAACAAAGAAGACTTTTATATATTTTAGGTTCATTAGTGGTTTTACTTCTAGTAAACTCTAAAATTGAGCCATATTATTCAGGTCTTGGTATCAATGAAAAAGGTATTTTACTTGCTTATGGATTGTTAATGTTCATGCCAAAGATTGGTTTCTTAACTTGGGATGATACAAAAAAGATTCCTTATGAAATTATCTTCTTATTTGGTGCAGGTTTTTCTATTGCTGCAGCCTTCTCATCAACAGGTCTTGCAGGTGAAATAGCAAACTATTTATTACAACTTACTAACTTACCAGTGGTATTCTTGATAATCTTAGTTGCAACACTGATTACATTTACAACAGAAGTTACATCAAATACAGCATTGATTTCAATTGCTTTACCTATTATTTATTCTTTAAGTCAGGTAGCAAATATTGACACTACACTTATTTTATTTGTAGCTACTATTTGTGCTTCTTACGCCTTTATGCTTCCAATTGCAACTCCTCCAAATGCAATTGCAATGAGTAGTGGTGCTGTAAAAGTAAAAGATATGGCTAGATTTGGTATTGTATTTAATATCTTTGGTATTATTTGTATTACTACAATAGCTTTAGTTTACTGGCAGTATTATTTATAATAAAAGTATTATAGCCTTTTGGCTATAATGCGCCCATGCAAAATATATTAAAAAAATTAGATTTAACAGACTATATAGAATCTTTTTCTAAGCTTTTAGCTAGAGAAAAATCAATCATCTTAGAAGGGGATATAAACCTTCACTTCAAACTTATAAACGAACTTTCAAACTATGATATAAATGAACCAAAAAAAGTTGAAAATTTAGACAATCAGCTAGTTCACTTACAAAAACAAGGTATTTTAAAAGTATATGAGATTTATGAGTTTATAAAAATCATCAAGTACTTCAACTATTTAAGAAGATTTAACTTTGAGGGAAAACTTCAAGAGTGGATAGATAAGATTATCATACCTAAAGATGTAAATGAAGTTTGTAATTACTTTGATGAAAAATCAAACTTAAAACATGGTGTAAGTGATGACTTTGATAGAGTAAATGAAGCTATCAAAAAAAATAAAGAACAAATCAAACAAAGCCTTTATAAATCAATAAACAATAGTAATCTAAGAACATATCTTGTAGATACTCAAGTTCACTATGTAAATGGCGAGGAGTGTTTACTTGTAAGAGGTGGATTTAATCATGTATTAAAAGCTTCTGTTTTAGATAGATCAAATTCAGGTTTTTTCTATGTACTACCTCATAGTGTAAGCTCACTTAAGCAATCACAAAATGATTTATTAAATAAAAAAGAAGAAATCTTATTAA includes the following:
- a CDS encoding SLC13 family permease, which produces MKKIAIALVLALATFFVASYAFNTQHATLLGIITFLVALWTNEALPLGVVSLFPILLFPAFDIMSTNATTVNYSKSIIFLFLGGFMIAIATQKTNLHKYVSNKLLTLFPNTPRGVLFSLSITSAFLSSLISNTTTALLLIPIAMFLTDDLRLKMRLVLAIAYGASIGGIVTPIGTPPNLILLGFMEQQSIEAIPFVKWIFLTGPLAFIMLLIIPFVLSLGVNNLKFDTHLEDREHLSSEQRRLLYILGSLVVLLLVNSKIEPYYSGLGINEKGILLAYGLLMFMPKIGFLTWDDTKKIPYEIIFLFGAGFSIAAAFSSTGLAGEIANYLLQLTNLPVVFLIILVATLITFTTEVTSNTALISIALPIIYSLSQVANIDTTLILFVATICASYAFMLPIATPPNAIAMSSGAVKVKDMARFGIVFNIFGIICITTIALVYWQYYL